In the Candidatus Poribacteria bacterium genome, one interval contains:
- a CDS encoding archease, protein MKPYEYVEHTADMGLRVRGTNLSEFLTNAAQGLFETIAVVETVDEIASIQIRLTAESVEDLFVAWLDELIFQHETKEIFFKRAAVQQCSETEVSATVYGEPANFDKHEVYTEIKSVTYHQLQVVQKPDGSWFAQVIFDL, encoded by the coding sequence ATGAAACCTTATGAATACGTTGAACATACGGCTGATATGGGACTACGGGTTAGAGGAACAAACCTGTCCGAATTCCTGACCAACGCCGCACAGGGACTCTTTGAGACAATAGCAGTCGTGGAGACAGTTGATGAGATAGCGTCTATCCAAATTCGCCTCACGGCTGAATCTGTGGAAGACCTTTTTGTGGCGTGGCTCGATGAACTCATCTTTCAGCACGAGACGAAGGAGATCTTCTTTAAGCGCGCAGCGGTTCAGCAGTGCAGCGAAACGGAGGTATCAGCGACAGTTTACGGCGAACCGGCAAACTTCGATAAACACGAGGTCTATACTGAGATTAAGAGTGTCACATATCATCAGTTGCAGGTTGTGCAAAAGCCTGATGGGAGTTGGTTCGCTCAGGTTATTTTTGATCTTTGA
- a CDS encoding GIY-YIG nuclease family protein encodes MMASVYILVNKDMPGLIKIGRTSGAASERAKKLSQSTSVPSPFEVAYETPCDQAKQLERTMHRQLAQYRRPRREFFECSVEYAISLLEHYSLDILNNHPWNQKAKELLNKLPENEAVAYPEALYLLQLAKWGLTYLPEYQMSKPIPRLPHVPRDTLNNDLYETIDALMHVRTPKEAMEFILETPWDESDKALSEFQKVTEANEGAAQILENLTERLRWWTATPTD; translated from the coding sequence ATGATGGCTTCTGTCTATATCTTGGTGAATAAAGACATGCCAGGGTTGATAAAGATTGGGCGTACAAGTGGTGCCGCTAGTGAACGTGCGAAAAAACTTTCACAATCAACCAGTGTTCCAAGTCCATTTGAGGTTGCCTATGAGACCCCTTGTGATCAAGCAAAACAGCTTGAACGGACTATGCACCGCCAACTTGCTCAATATCGTCGTCCACGCCGAGAGTTCTTTGAATGTTCAGTGGAATATGCCATTTCTTTGCTTGAACATTATTCTCTTGATATTCTGAACAATCACCCATGGAACCAGAAGGCGAAGGAGCTGCTGAACAAATTACCGGAGAACGAGGCGGTGGCGTACCCGGAAGCACTGTATCTTCTTCAGCTCGCGAAGTGGGGGCTGACGTATCTCCCGGAGTATCAGATGAGCAAACCGATCCCTCGGTTGCCACACGTGCCGAGGGACACGCTGAACAACGATCTGTACGAAACGATAGATGCCCTGATGCACGTACGGACACCGAAAGAGGCGATGGAATTCATACTGGAGACACCGTGGGACGAATCGGACAAAGCACTCTCGGAGTTTCAGAAGGTGACAGAAGCGAACGAAGGGGCAGCACAGATACTTGAAAACCTGACGGAACGGCTGCGGTGGTGGACAGCGACCCCGACGGATTAG
- a CDS encoding GIY-YIG nuclease family protein translates to MNNQYEHVEKPLTPGIAKKLIQELFAGRTDQKQKIISDVEKTHQERGGLPSRAQFNNPVTLALYNMRREGEARNPDKSDNWLIPSSTKDENVDSEPDNLDLDPEKIIGSGKQSVYLYYYPAYRDLAELQDEKVWACKIGKTRYDAVSRIRSQTRTALPEYPKVGLIIKTDELRLMENTIQNILKLQGKHKQDAPGTEWFITSPSEVEQIYKNNFENS, encoded by the coding sequence ATGAATAACCAGTACGAACATGTTGAGAAGCCACTCACACCGGGCATAGCTAAAAAACTCATCCAAGAGTTATTTGCAGGACGGACTGATCAAAAACAGAAAATAATAAGCGATGTAGAAAAAACGCATCAGGAACGGGGTGGATTGCCCTCACGGGCCCAATTTAACAATCCTGTCACGCTTGCACTGTACAATATGAGACGAGAGGGGGAAGCAAGAAATCCTGATAAAAGTGATAATTGGTTGATCCCTTCAAGCACTAAGGACGAAAACGTAGATTCCGAACCTGACAATTTAGATTTAGATCCTGAGAAGATCATCGGCTCCGGCAAACAATCAGTCTATCTTTATTATTACCCAGCGTATCGAGATTTAGCTGAATTGCAAGATGAAAAAGTATGGGCATGCAAGATTGGCAAGACGAGGTACGACGCTGTCAGCAGAATTAGATCACAAACGCGCACAGCACTCCCAGAGTATCCCAAAGTTGGTCTTATTATTAAAACAGATGAGTTAAGATTGATGGAGAATACCATACAAAATATTTTGAAACTCCAAGGTAAACACAAGCAAGATGCTCCTGGAACAGAGTGGTTCATTACTTCCCCGAGCGAAGTTGAGCAAATATACAAAAACAATTTTGAAAATTCGTAG
- a CDS encoding aldolase/citrate lyase family protein gives MSAANLKQRIHNGEHVYGANVSMATTADALVSRVEDGGYDFVAVDSQHSPYNEDRLVAFCNMANELGIPVNFRIKHTRNTYLIGNYLDLGPTGIEVPQVELDETVNEAVAAFYYPQQGIRSWGGAPRVNSAGKERLEYADWWNSNGILWMQIESIEAVTHARYLAKPGVDCLSFGPADLTFSIESHPNHALQTVDACVEYVARALEGTTTAVCFRNGNPSTRQKYADMGVTVFLE, from the coding sequence ATGTCAGCAGCAAATTTGAAACAGCGGATACATAACGGGGAACACGTCTATGGCGCTAACGTCTCTATGGCAACAACCGCCGACGCGCTCGTCTCCAGAGTCGAAGACGGGGGTTACGATTTTGTCGCCGTAGATAGTCAGCATTCTCCATACAACGAAGATCGGCTCGTTGCTTTCTGTAATATGGCGAATGAATTGGGGATTCCCGTCAACTTTCGGATTAAGCATACCCGAAACACCTATCTCATCGGCAACTACCTTGATTTGGGTCCCACTGGCATTGAGGTGCCGCAAGTTGAATTGGACGAAACGGTAAACGAAGCCGTTGCCGCGTTCTACTATCCACAGCAGGGTATCCGAAGTTGGGGTGGTGCCCCACGGGTCAATTCCGCAGGCAAAGAACGGCTCGAATACGCCGACTGGTGGAATTCCAATGGTATCCTCTGGATGCAAATCGAATCTATAGAAGCTGTCACACATGCACGATATCTCGCTAAACCCGGTGTTGACTGTCTCTCCTTCGGTCCCGCTGATTTGACATTTAGCATTGAGAGTCATCCGAATCATGCGCTCCAAACCGTGGATGCCTGCGTTGAATACGTCGCGCGCGCCTTGGAAGGAACGACAACTGCTGTCTGCTTTAGAAATGGTAACCCCAGCACACGTCAAAAGTATGCGGACATGGGCGTTACCGTCTTTTTGGAATAG
- a CDS encoding DNA methyltransferase, with the protein MNKLYFGDNLEILREMDDERVHLICTDPPFNSGRDYNAFIGDSLAQKKAFTDTWTYDTAAQDARTDIESRAITSDTYKALDNCLKGYDLVLQNAVSGNSGAMRAYLAFMGPRLAEMHRVLTPTGSIYLHCDPTASHYLKGVMDAIFGVENFRNEIIWQRTNAHNDGKQYGRVHDTILFYSKSSKTVWNPVYMEHDPEYVKRAYRYKDQRGLYQVGDLNASGIRHGESGKPWRSVDPNAVGNHWRAPRREAWPEGVEPPDNYESLSVHEKLDALDANGLIYWPPKGNIPRFKRYLSTSKGRRVHDIMTDINPLTSKSKEHQGYPTQKPLALYERLIAASSNEGDIVLDPFCGCGTTIDAAHALKRQWLGIDLTILALDPMRQRLADRHGLEPSVDYQIEGYPTNMQEVHRLLKEGDKRKYHDFSNWAVTRLGLRPTKDVGDGGLDGVGHVTLWNPQQMKETDARILAEVKTGKPTITQVRAFCRVMDKNNAEVGIFITIEPVTAKMRQEAQDMGSFEHNKKSYPRLQFWRIDDTYFENPDIINTLVRLPDAWRIRPTQKSERHFDSQQIRFLRG; encoded by the coding sequence ATGAACAAACTCTACTTCGGCGATAACCTCGAAATCCTACGCGAGATGGACGACGAACGCGTTCACCTGATATGCACCGACCCACCCTTCAACAGCGGACGCGACTACAACGCCTTCATCGGTGATTCCCTTGCACAGAAGAAAGCGTTTACCGATACATGGACGTATGACACCGCTGCACAGGATGCGCGCACCGACATTGAATCACGAGCCATTACCAGCGACACTTATAAAGCACTTGACAACTGCCTCAAGGGTTACGACTTAGTGCTGCAAAACGCTGTATCTGGCAATAGTGGTGCAATGCGTGCCTACCTCGCCTTCATGGGACCCAGACTTGCCGAGATGCACCGAGTCCTCACACCCACCGGCAGCATTTACCTCCACTGCGACCCGACCGCAAGCCACTATCTCAAAGGCGTAATGGACGCTATCTTTGGTGTAGAGAACTTCAGGAACGAGATTATCTGGCAGCGTACGAATGCACATAACGACGGCAAACAGTATGGCAGAGTCCACGATACGATTCTGTTCTATAGCAAAAGCAGCAAAACGGTATGGAACCCTGTCTATATGGAGCATGATCCGGAGTACGTAAAAAGGGCTTATCGCTATAAGGACCAAAGAGGTCTCTACCAAGTAGGGGATCTGAACGCATCTGGAATTAGGCATGGTGAATCTGGAAAACCTTGGCGGAGCGTAGATCCGAATGCCGTAGGTAATCACTGGCGAGCACCGCGTAGAGAAGCCTGGCCCGAAGGTGTTGAACCACCTGACAATTATGAATCCCTTTCTGTTCACGAAAAACTGGATGCGTTGGATGCGAACGGTTTAATTTACTGGCCCCCGAAGGGAAATATCCCAAGGTTTAAGCGGTATTTGTCTACCTCAAAGGGAAGAAGAGTGCACGATATTATGACAGACATAAACCCCCTCACAAGCAAATCTAAGGAGCACCAAGGTTACCCGACGCAAAAGCCACTTGCACTTTATGAACGCCTGATAGCTGCCTCCAGCAACGAAGGCGACATTGTGTTGGATCCGTTCTGTGGCTGCGGCACGACAATTGATGCCGCCCATGCCCTCAAACGGCAGTGGTTGGGCATAGACCTAACAATCCTTGCACTTGATCCGATGCGGCAACGGTTGGCAGATCGGCACGGGTTAGAGCCGTCCGTTGACTACCAAATCGAAGGCTATCCGACGAACATGCAGGAGGTCCACAGACTCTTAAAGGAGGGAGACAAACGGAAATATCACGACTTCTCGAATTGGGCGGTGACACGGCTTGGACTGAGACCGACGAAAGATGTCGGTGATGGCGGACTCGACGGCGTTGGACACGTCACGCTCTGGAATCCGCAGCAGATGAAAGAGACGGATGCGCGCATTCTCGCTGAGGTCAAGACCGGTAAACCTACCATTACCCAAGTCCGCGCCTTCTGCCGTGTGATGGATAAGAACAACGCTGAGGTCGGTATTTTTATCACCATTGAACCCGTCACCGCGAAAATGCGGCAAGAAGCACAGGATATGGGCAGTTTTGAACACAACAAGAAATCCTACCCTCGCCTCCAATTCTGGCGGATAGATGATACCTACTTCGAGAACCCGGATATTATCAATACCCTCGTCCGCTTACCAGATGCATGGCGAATCCGCCCCACCCAGAAATCGGAACGCCACTTCGATAGTCAGCAGATACGATTCTTACGGGGATAA